The following coding sequences are from one Comamonas koreensis window:
- the tam gene encoding trans-aconitate 2-methyltransferase, producing the protein MLAWNAQLYSRFEDERTRPAAELLARVALPSDTAYVVDLGCGPGNSTELLAQRFVQARVLGIDQSQDMLAAARQRLAQVHFEQGDIAHWQAPLHNGRLPDLIFANAALQWVPGHAQLLPRLMGMLAPGGVLAVQMPDNRDEPTHRLMREVAALQPWAAEIGDPHALRTDLLSLNDYYDVLARGAQVDAWRTAYQHPMDSAEAIVQWVRGTGLRPFLQPLRAELQTSFVAEYTRRIDAAYGLRSDGQRLLAFPRLFLVAKRPI; encoded by the coding sequence ATGCTTGCATGGAATGCCCAGCTCTACAGCCGGTTCGAGGACGAGCGCACGCGCCCGGCCGCCGAACTGCTGGCGCGCGTGGCCCTGCCCAGCGATACCGCCTATGTGGTGGATCTGGGTTGCGGGCCGGGCAATTCCACCGAGCTGCTGGCCCAGCGCTTCGTGCAGGCACGGGTGCTGGGTATCGACCAGTCGCAAGACATGCTGGCCGCTGCGCGCCAGCGTCTTGCGCAGGTGCATTTTGAGCAGGGCGACATCGCCCACTGGCAGGCTCCACTGCACAACGGTCGTTTGCCCGACCTGATTTTTGCCAATGCGGCCCTGCAATGGGTGCCGGGCCACGCGCAGCTGCTGCCCCGCTTGATGGGCATGTTGGCCCCCGGTGGTGTGCTGGCCGTGCAGATGCCCGACAACCGCGATGAGCCCACCCACCGCCTGATGCGTGAGGTGGCAGCGCTGCAGCCCTGGGCTGCAGAAATCGGCGATCCGCATGCCTTGCGCACGGATTTGCTGTCTTTGAATGATTACTACGATGTGTTGGCCCGTGGTGCGCAGGTGGATGCCTGGCGTACGGCGTACCAGCACCCAATGGACAGTGCGGAGGCGATTGTCCAATGGGTTCGTGGCACGGGTCTGAGACCCTTTCTCCAGCCTCTGCGTGCCGAGTTGCAAACCAGCTTTGTGGCCGAGTACACCCGCCGCATCGATGCCGCCTACGGCCTGCGCAGCGATGGCCAGCGCCTGCTGGCCTTTCCCCGCTTGTTTTTGGTGGCCAAGCGCCCCATCTGA